A single Candidatus Methylomirabilota bacterium DNA region contains:
- the rpoZ gene encoding DNA-directed RNA polymerase subunit omega: MAFPSLEQSLNKVSNRYLLVVLAAKRARQLNRGAAAQVETKHKKPTCTALEEIAEAKISYRVREEDAPKE, translated from the coding sequence ATGGCATTCCCCTCGCTCGAGCAGTCCCTGAACAAGGTGTCAAATCGCTACCTGCTGGTGGTCCTGGCGGCCAAGCGCGCGCGCCAGCTCAACCGCGGCGCGGCGGCGCAGGTCGAGACCAAGCACAAGAAGCCGACCTGCACGGCCCTCGAGGAGATCGCCGAGGCCAAGATCAGCTACCGCGTCCGTGAAGAGGACGCCCCGAAGGAGTAG
- a CDS encoding uracil-DNA glycosylase, which yields MEDPRAALGEALAAVADTLRHHRDLGLKEIALNRPEPPDAAQGLAAQEKALQGCPRCKLSQSRSTIVFGSGNPNARLVVIGEGPGEDEDKQGKPFVGRAGQLLTKMLASVHFDRERDCYICNVVKCHPEKNRNPEPDEVSACNPFLLAQLDMIQPAVILALGNFAAQTLLGTKEGITKLRGRAYFYRDIVLVPTFHPAFLLRNPGDQYKRMAWDDLKLARREWERLTTPSPQPSPLRPLP from the coding sequence ATGGAGGATCCGCGCGCGGCCCTCGGCGAGGCGCTCGCCGCCGTCGCCGACACCCTCCGCCACCACCGCGACCTGGGCCTCAAGGAGATCGCGCTCAACCGGCCCGAGCCGCCGGACGCAGCGCAGGGGCTGGCCGCGCAGGAAAAAGCGCTCCAGGGCTGCCCGCGGTGCAAGCTTTCGCAGAGCCGCTCGACGATCGTCTTCGGCTCGGGCAACCCGAATGCGCGGCTGGTGGTGATCGGGGAGGGGCCGGGCGAGGATGAAGACAAGCAGGGCAAGCCCTTCGTCGGCCGCGCGGGCCAGCTCCTGACCAAGATGCTCGCCTCGGTCCACTTCGACCGCGAGCGCGACTGCTACATCTGCAACGTCGTCAAGTGCCACCCCGAGAAGAACCGCAACCCCGAGCCCGACGAGGTCTCGGCCTGCAACCCATTCCTGCTGGCGCAGCTCGACATGATCCAGCCGGCCGTGATCCTGGCCCTCGGCAACTTCGCCGCGCAGACGCTCCTCGGCACCAAGGAAGGCATTACCAAGCTCCGCGGCCGCGCCTATTTCTACCGCGACATCGTGCTGGTGCCGACCTTCCACCCGGCCTTCCTCCTGCGCAACCCGGGAGACCAGTACAAGCGCATGGCCTGGGACGACCTCAAGCTCGCCC
- the coaBC gene encoding bifunctional phosphopantothenoylcysteine decarboxylase/phosphopantothenate--cysteine ligase CoaBC produces the protein MTLAGKQVILGITGSIAAYKAVLLLRELTARGAEVSVVMTAGAEHFVAPLTFRTLSGRPVLSNLFDPQSDDAVEHVALAERAHAFVVAPATANVLAKAAHGIADDFLTTLLLAARCPVLMAPAMDGGMWDHAAVQANVATLRERGVSVLEPEAGALASGWSGRGRLPEIETIVEEVERLLTPVRDLRGERVLVTSGPTREPIDPVRYLSNRSSGKMGHAVAAAALRRGAEVVLISGPTALKPPAGAVYVPVQTAEEMREAALQHLGTATVVIKAAAVADYRVERPSATKIKSGGKRDGWSLDLVPNPDILKELAQKKGGAFLVGFAAETNDVRAHAADKLRAKGIDLLVANDVSQHGIGFEADDNQVLLLDRWGGALDLPRMTKIQVAHAILDRVLALRAAPKPRRTPSR, from the coding sequence GTGACGCTCGCGGGCAAGCAGGTCATTCTCGGCATCACGGGCAGCATCGCCGCCTACAAGGCGGTGCTGCTGCTGCGTGAGCTGACCGCCCGCGGCGCCGAGGTGTCCGTGGTCATGACGGCCGGCGCCGAGCACTTCGTCGCCCCCCTCACCTTCCGGACGCTGTCGGGCCGGCCGGTGCTGTCGAACCTCTTCGACCCGCAGAGCGACGACGCGGTCGAGCACGTGGCGCTCGCCGAGCGTGCGCATGCATTCGTCGTGGCGCCGGCCACGGCCAATGTCCTGGCCAAGGCCGCCCACGGCATCGCCGACGACTTCCTCACCACGCTCCTGCTGGCGGCCCGGTGCCCCGTTCTCATGGCCCCCGCCATGGACGGCGGCATGTGGGACCACGCCGCCGTGCAGGCCAACGTCGCCACGCTGCGCGAGCGTGGCGTGAGCGTCCTCGAGCCCGAAGCAGGCGCGCTCGCCTCGGGGTGGAGCGGCAGAGGCCGGCTGCCCGAGATCGAGACGATCGTCGAAGAAGTCGAGCGCCTGCTCACGCCCGTCCGCGACCTCCGCGGCGAGCGCGTGCTCGTCACCTCGGGGCCGACCCGCGAGCCCATCGATCCCGTGCGCTACCTCTCGAACCGCTCCTCGGGCAAGATGGGCCACGCCGTCGCAGCCGCGGCGCTCCGGCGCGGCGCGGAGGTCGTGCTGATCTCGGGGCCGACGGCGCTCAAGCCGCCCGCGGGCGCCGTCTACGTCCCCGTGCAGACGGCCGAGGAGATGCGCGAGGCCGCGCTCCAGCACCTCGGTACCGCGACCGTCGTCATCAAGGCCGCCGCCGTCGCCGACTACCGCGTGGAGCGGCCGAGCGCGACCAAGATCAAGTCCGGCGGCAAGCGCGACGGGTGGAGCCTCGATCTCGTGCCGAACCCCGACATCCTGAAGGAACTGGCGCAGAAGAAGGGCGGCGCCTTCCTCGTGGGCTTCGCCGCCGAGACCAACGACGTTCGCGCGCACGCCGCCGACAAGCTCCGCGCCAAGGGCATCGATCTCCTCGTCGCCAACGACGTCAGCCAGCACGGCATCGGCTTCGAGGCCGACGACAACCAGGTCCTCCTGCTGGACCGCTGGGGCGGGGCGCTCGATCTGCCGCGCATGACCAAGATCCAGGTGGCGCACGCCATCCTGGACCGCGTGCTGGCGCTGCGCGCGGCCCCGAAGCCTCGCCGCACGCCCTCTCGCTGA